From Gemmatimonadaceae bacterium, the proteins below share one genomic window:
- a CDS encoding serine hydrolase: protein MRPIARSLALAVSCLLPGACASATAGRPAQPADAVVRSTVSLLPDSAIAAILRQRVESGKTPGIVVGVLDAAGTRFVSHGTGLPGATEVDSATLFEIGSITKTFTSAILADMVVRGEVALDDPVAKYLPAGTRVPASGDRQITLVDLATHFSGLPRLPSNLSPRDIANPYVDYTADKLYAFLAAHELRRAPGDRFEYSNLGAGLLGHALTLRAGTDYETLVRTRVLGPLGMTDTRITLTPADSARLAAGHNAGGQVMPVWDLASLQGAGALRSTAGDMLRYLTANIAADVDSASKRPLAAALRLAHEPRREVGAGADAGLAWIRATITGGAKMFFHDGGTGGHRSYAAFDPVRRVAVIVLSASAADVTDIGRHLLDDAYPVVRERVAVTLPETSLEGLVGEYALTPEFHITITREGSQMYLQATGQPRFPLYAESEDSFFLRVVEAQVAFTRGPDGRATTLTLHQGGASTPAPRVR, encoded by the coding sequence GTGCGACCGATCGCCCGCTCGCTTGCTCTCGCCGTCAGCTGCCTCCTTCCGGGCGCGTGCGCTTCGGCGACCGCCGGACGCCCCGCGCAGCCCGCGGACGCGGTGGTTCGCTCCACCGTCTCGCTGCTGCCGGACTCGGCGATCGCGGCGATCCTGCGGCAACGAGTCGAATCCGGAAAAACGCCGGGCATCGTCGTCGGAGTTCTGGATGCAGCCGGCACGCGCTTCGTCAGCCACGGCACGGGATTGCCGGGAGCGACCGAGGTCGACAGCGCGACGTTGTTCGAGATCGGCTCGATCACGAAGACCTTCACCAGCGCCATCCTCGCCGACATGGTTGTGCGCGGTGAAGTCGCGCTGGACGACCCCGTCGCGAAGTACCTGCCCGCGGGCACACGCGTGCCCGCGAGCGGCGATCGCCAGATCACTCTGGTCGATCTCGCGACGCACTTCTCCGGACTCCCGCGCCTGCCGAGCAACCTCTCGCCGCGCGACATCGCCAACCCGTACGTCGATTACACGGCCGACAAGCTGTACGCGTTTCTCGCGGCGCACGAGCTCAGGCGGGCGCCCGGCGATCGCTTCGAGTATTCGAATCTCGGCGCGGGCCTGCTGGGCCACGCGCTTACGCTCCGCGCGGGAACGGACTACGAGACGCTGGTGCGGACCCGGGTGCTCGGCCCGCTCGGGATGACGGACACCAGGATCACGCTGACGCCGGCGGACAGCGCGCGGCTCGCCGCCGGACACAACGCGGGCGGGCAAGTGATGCCTGTTTGGGATCTCGCGTCGCTGCAGGGCGCGGGCGCGCTGCGATCGACCGCGGGGGACATGCTCCGATATCTGACGGCCAACATCGCCGCGGACGTGGACTCCGCGTCGAAGCGGCCGCTCGCGGCGGCGCTGCGGCTGGCGCACGAGCCCAGGCGCGAGGTGGGCGCGGGAGCCGACGCCGGACTCGCCTGGATACGGGCCACGATCACGGGCGGGGCGAAGATGTTCTTTCACGACGGTGGCACGGGTGGGCACCGCTCTTACGCCGCGTTCGATCCCGTACGGCGGGTGGCGGTGATCGTGCTGTCCGCTTCGGCGGCCGACGTCACCGATATCGGGCGGCATCTGCTGGACGACGCGTATCCGGTGGTCCGCGAGCGGGTGGCGGTGACGCTCCCCGAGACCTCACTCGAGGGACTGGTGGGCGAATACGCCCTCACGCCCGAGTTCCACATCACCATCACGCGCGAAGGCTCGCAGATGTATCTCCAGGCCACCGGTCAGCCGCGATTCCCGCTGTACGCCGAATCGGAGGACAGCTTCTTTCTGCGAGTGGTGGAGGCGCAGGTCGCCTTCACGCGCGGCCCGGATGGGAGGGCAACGACGCTCACCCTCCATCAGGGCGGCGCCAGCACACCGGCACCGCGGGTGAGATAG